The Victivallis sp. Marseille-Q1083 DNA window TTCATCCGCCGCCGTCAAAACGGGTTCGACAGTGTGACCGCGGATTTTTTAAACAGCAACGGCAAGGAGGAAAACTTGCAGTTGTTCAACTTATTGGAAAAATTCAACAAACAACTGAGCCGGCTCCAGCCGGACTCGAAGTCGAATAGCAAGGAAGCCAAAGAAAAATGATGAAACGAGCGAATCTTGTGCAATTAACTCTCGCCGGACTGGTATTGGGCGCCGGTTCCCTCCAGGCGGCAGACAAAGCAACGGAAAAAACGCCGGCGGCGCAGTCGCAGGAAATACCGGCGGTAACCGTCTCAGAGGTCACCGAACTGGACCGGACGGAGCCGAAACGTTACGTCGGCGTCATCCGGGCAATCGAAGAAGTCTCCATCCCGGCCCGTATTTCCGGCTGGATTGAAAAAATCAATTTCACCGAAGGCAGCATGGTCAAAAAAGGCGATCTGCTGTTCGAGCTGGAAGATACCACCTATCAGGCCAACGTTTTGTCGGCCAAAGCGATTCTCGCCCAGGCCGAAGCGGAATTCGATTACGCCCAGAGCGAATTCGACCGGAAATCCGGACTGTATGAAAAAAACGCCGTCGCCAAAACCGAACAGGAAAATGCCTCCCGGCTGGTGAAATCGACCAAAGCGAAAATCGAAGAGGCCAAGGCGGCCTTGATACAGGCCGAAAACGAGTTGTCCTACACCAAGATCTATGCGCCGATCACCGGCCGGATCGGCAAGCGCACCTATAGCGAAGGCAATTACGTGACGCCGCAGAGCGCGGAACTGGCCGACATCGTCCAGATCGATCCGATCCACGTCAGTTTCTCGATCAGTGAACGTGATTTCCTGGACAGCTTCAACAAAGCCCAGGCCAGCACCACCGAATCGGTCATCACCATCGTGCCGGCCAACCACGAAGAATTCAAAGGCGACATCAAAATCGATTTCATCGACAACCGGGTCGACAAGGCGACCGGGACGATCACCATCTACCTGGAATGCACCAATCCGGACGAGCGGCTGGTGCCCGGCGGTTTCGTCACCGTGAAGCTGGCGGATAAATTCGCCGAGCCGGTTCCGGCGATCAACGTCACCGCCGTCATGACCGACCAGAAGAGCAATTACGTTTACGTCGTCGACGCCGACAATATCGTCGAACGCCGCGACATCAAACTGGGTAATGTCGTCGAAGGCATGCAACTGGTCACTTCCGGTTTGAAAGTGGGCGAGCAAGTCGTCATCGACGGCGTCCACAAGGCTGCTCCCGGCAGCAAGGTCAATCCGGTTCCGGTGGCCCAGCCGACTCAACAGTAAGGTGAAATAAGATGATTTCAAAAGTTTTCATCGACCGGCCGAAATTCGCCATCGTCATCTCGGTGGTGATGGTGCTGGCCGGAACGATCTGCCTCTTTAAAATGCCGGTGGCGGAATACCCGGAAGTCGCCCCGCCGACCATCGTGGTCAACGCCAGCTATCCCGGCGCCAGCGCGCAGGTCATCGCCGACACGGTGGCCGCGCCGATCGAATCGGAGATCAACGGCGTCGAAGATTTGATCTATTACTCGTCGCAGTCGGACAACTCCGGGAACTATTCGCTGTCGATCACCTTCAAATCGGGCATCGACAGCGACATGGCCCAGGTGAATGTGCAGAATGCCATTCAGCGGGCGGAGCCGTCGCTGCCGCAGGAGGTCAAGGCGCTCGGCGTCAACGTCTACAAGCGTTCCGGCGACATCCTCGGCATGCTGGCTTTCACCAGCGAAAACGGCAAACTCTCCAAGCTCTTCATGAGCAATTACGTCAGTATGAACGTCAAAGACGCCCTCGCCCGTATCGACGGCGTCAGCCAGGCGGTCATCTGGGGCGAACTCAACTACAGTATGCGCCTCTGGCTGGACCCGCTGCGGATGACGGCGCTCGGCGTCACCCATGAGGATGTCAAAAACGCGATCAGCACGCAGAATATCCAGGCGGCGGCCGGCGCGGTCGGCACCGAAGAGAGCAGCGAGTTCATGCAGTACAAGCTCAACGCCGAAGGACGTTTGAAGGAGGTCGGCGACTTTGAGCAGATCATCGTCAAATCCGGCAGCGACGGCCGGCAGATCCGTTTGAGCGACATCGCCCGCATCGAGCTGGGCGCCGAAACCTATAACGGCACCAACTATTTCAACGGCGAACCCTGCGTCATGATGGCGCTGTTCCGCAACAACGATGCCAACGCGGTGGCGGTCATCGACAACATCAAGTCCGAAATGGCCAAGCTCGCCCAGAATTTTCCGGAGGGGCTCTCCTGGCATCTCGGCTACGACTCGACCGAATTCGTCCGGATCACGATGGAGGAAATCGTCGTCACGCTGATCCTGACCTTCGTGCTGGTCGTGGCGATCACCTACATCTTCCTGCAGGACTGGCGCGCCACGCTGATTCCGTCGATCACCATCCCGGTTTCGCTGCTCGGCACGTTCATCTTCCTCTATCCGATGGGTTTCAGCGCCAACGTGCTGACGATGTTCGCCCTGATCCTGGTCATCGGTTCGGTGGTCGACGACGCCATCGTCGTCGTCGAGAACTGCATGCGACTGATCGAAGAAGAACACCTGTCGCCTTACGAGGCGGCGGTCAAGGGCATGGGCCAGATCACCGGCGCGGTCATCGCGACGACATTGGTGATCCTGGCGATCTACGCGCCGGTCGCTTTCTACGGCGGCATGGTCGGCACTATTTACAAGCAGTTCGCCGTCACGATGTGTATCGCCCTGGTGCTGTCGTCGGTCAACGCCCTGACATTGAGTCCGGCCCTGTGCGCCATCGTGCTGCGTCCGCAGAAGCAGGCCCGCGGACCGTTCAAATGGTTCAACATCGGGCTGAATTTTTCGCGGGACGGTTACGTGTCGCTCTCCGGCATTCTGGTGCGCCGCGGCCTGTTGACGGCCATCCTGTTCGCCGGCGTGCTCTACCTGAATTATCATCTGTTCAACAAAGTGCCGACCTCCTTCCTGCCAGACGAGGACAAAGGCGCCATCTTCTGCGATGTGCAACTGGCGCCGGGCTCCACGCTGTACCGGACCGGCCAGGCGCTCGGTAAAATTTCCGGCATCATCCGCGGCATCGACGGCGTCAAGGACATGCTGGTCATCTCCGGCCACAGCATGACCGCCGGCAGCGGTGAAAATGTCGGCATGGTCATCGTCGTCCTGAAGGACTGGAGCGAACGGAAAACGCCGGAGCTGCAGGTCAAATACATCCAGCAGCAGATCATGCAGAAGTGCGCGACCATTCCGGAAGCCAACGTCCGGGCCTTCCTGCCGCCGGCTATCATCGGGCTGGGCGCCACCGGCGGCGTCAGCTTTGCGCTGCAGGCCACCGGCGACCAAACGCCGCAGGAACTGGCGCAGGCGGTGCGCAGTCTGATCGGCCAGATCATGGCCACCGGCAAGGCGGTTTACGCCACCAGTTCGTTCGAAGCCAATACGCCGCAGTTGGAGCTGGTGATCGACCGGGCCAAAGCGGAAGCGCTGAACATTCCGGTCAGCCGGATTTTCGGCACCCTGCAGAGTCAGCTGGCGGCTTATTACATCAACGATTTCAACCTGAACGGTTATACCTTTCAGGTCAAGATGCAGGCGGACAGCGATTACCGCAAAAACATCAACATGATCGAACAGTTGAACGTCCAGACCGATGCCGGCCAGATGGTGCCGTTGAGCACCATCGCCCAATTGAAATGGATCACCGGCCCGCGCCAGATCGAACGTTTCAACCAGTTTTCGTCGGCCAGCATGAACACGCAGAGCCTGCCGTCGGTCAGTTCCGGCGAAATGATGAATACAGTCCAGCAACTGGTCAACGACACCCTGCCGAAGGATTACCAGATCAGCTGGACCGACATGAGCTACCAGGAGCAGAACAATCAGGGGCAGATCATCTACCTGATGGCGCTGGCGCTGATCTTCGGCTATCTCTTCCTGGTCGCGCAATACGAAAGCTGGACCGTGCCGATTTCGGTAATTCTGTCGGTCGCGGTGGCGACGCTCGGCGCCATGGTGGCGCTGCTGGTCACCGATATGCCGTTGAGCATCTACTGCCAGCTCGGCTTGATCATGCTGATCGGCCTGGCCAGCAAGAATGCGATCCTGATGGTGGAATTCTCCAAACAGGAACGGGAAGCCGGCCGGACCATCGAAGAGGCGGCGCTGAACGGCGCCCGCACCCGGTTCCGGGCGGTGATGATGACCGCGCTCTCGTTCGTCATCGGCGTGTTCCCGATGGTGATCGCCAGCGGCGCCGGTGCCGGCAGCCGGCGGGCGATCGGCGTGACGACTTTCTGGGGCATGGTCGCGGCCACCGCAGTCGGCATCTTCTTCATCCCGGCGTTGTACGCGTTCTTCCAGCGCGGCCGGGAAGCGCTGCAGCGGCTGCGCGGCACGCATCCGGACGGCAAAACGCAGCGGTAGCTGCCGGGAAAAACGGCAAACGGTCTTTGCCGTGGTCATTGAAATATCCGATTCCAACGATTATAGTGTGGAATCGGATATTTTTTTTCAACCGCAATTGGCAACAATTCCGGTTCAAACCATGAAACGAAACGCGAGGTAGAACGATGTCGGAAAAAGGAAAAGTGGCAATGCTGGTCGCTCCCGGTAAGTTTGAAATCCGGGAATATCCGCTCCCGCCGATCGGCGACGACGAGATGCTGCTCAAAGTCGAAGGATGCGGGATTTGCGGCACGGACGGACACGAATACAAGCGCGATCCCTTCGGACTCTGTCCGGTGGTGCTCGGCCATGAAGGTTCCGGCGCCATCGTCAAACTGGGGAAAAATATCACCGCCGATTCCGCTGGCGTGCCGGTCAAACTCGGCGACAAGATCGTCACCTGCATCATTCCGTGCGGCAAATGCAACGCCTGCAAAAATACGCCGGCTCGCACCAATCTGTGCGAAAACTGCGGCGTTTACGGCCTGTTTCCGGACGACGACATCCACTTCAACGGTTATTTCGGCGAATATTTGGTCATCCGCCCCGGCTCGACCTTTTTCAATGTCACCGGCATGACGCTGGACCAGCGCATGCTGGTGGAACCGGCCGCCGTGGCAGTTCACGCCGTCGAACGCGCCAAGAGCACCGGATTGTTGAAATTCAACACTGTCGTGCTGATCCAGGGCTGCGGACCGATCGGCCTGATGGTCATGGCGGTATTGCGGACGATGGGCATCGAAACCATCCTGGCCACCGACGGCAACGACAGCCGGCTGGAATGGGCCAAACGGATGGGGGCCAGTCAGACCTTCAACTTCACCCAGTACCCGGATTTCCCGGCGCTGCTGGCCGATGTCAAGGCCGCCACCGACGGTCTGGGCGCCGAATTCGTCTTCCAGTGCACCGGCGTCGGCAAGGCCGGCGGCAACGCCTGGAAACTGGTGCGGCGCGGCGGCGGCCTGTGCGAAGTCGGCTTCTTCATGGACGGCGGCGACTGCACGATCAACCACCATTATGACCTGTGCAACAAGGAAATTTCGGCGGTCGGCAGTTGGGTCTACTCGCCGCAGGATTATCCGACCACCTTCGCCTTCCTGAAACGGGCGGCCGGCATCGGTCTGCCGGTGGAAGAACTGGTCACCCATAAATTCCCGCTGTCCCAGATCACCGAAGCGCTGGAAACCAACGTGCAGATGAAGGGCATCAAGGTGGCGGTCATCGTCGAATGAGACGGTTCAGCCGGGCAGAAAAAATCTTTTGAGGGAAAATTTTCTCTGCTCGCATGCTTCCTTTTCCGAACCGTCTGGTCGCCTTTTTCCGTCGGTAACGCCAGGTGGAAAAAGGCGATGCCGGTCATCCCCAACCTAATGCCGATACCAACGCCGCGCTATTGAGGGAAAAGACTTGCATATGGCGCGAATTGAAAGAAAGAATGCTCCGCCGGCTTGAAACCGGCGGAGCATTCTTTTCTTCGTCAATGCGGCAAATCCGTCCGGATCTGCCGGGCCGGGGCGGCGGAAACCGTTTCCCGCCGCGCCGGCAAGGTCTGGCAAAACCGGCCCGATTAGGGCGCAGTGGTAACCCAACCGGAGTTGGTCAGCACCGGGCGGCAATACTTCGTG harbors:
- a CDS encoding efflux RND transporter periplasmic adaptor subunit, producing the protein MMKRANLVQLTLAGLVLGAGSLQAADKATEKTPAAQSQEIPAVTVSEVTELDRTEPKRYVGVIRAIEEVSIPARISGWIEKINFTEGSMVKKGDLLFELEDTTYQANVLSAKAILAQAEAEFDYAQSEFDRKSGLYEKNAVAKTEQENASRLVKSTKAKIEEAKAALIQAENELSYTKIYAPITGRIGKRTYSEGNYVTPQSAELADIVQIDPIHVSFSISERDFLDSFNKAQASTTESVITIVPANHEEFKGDIKIDFIDNRVDKATGTITIYLECTNPDERLVPGGFVTVKLADKFAEPVPAINVTAVMTDQKSNYVYVVDADNIVERRDIKLGNVVEGMQLVTSGLKVGEQVVIDGVHKAAPGSKVNPVPVAQPTQQ
- a CDS encoding efflux RND transporter permease subunit gives rise to the protein MISKVFIDRPKFAIVISVVMVLAGTICLFKMPVAEYPEVAPPTIVVNASYPGASAQVIADTVAAPIESEINGVEDLIYYSSQSDNSGNYSLSITFKSGIDSDMAQVNVQNAIQRAEPSLPQEVKALGVNVYKRSGDILGMLAFTSENGKLSKLFMSNYVSMNVKDALARIDGVSQAVIWGELNYSMRLWLDPLRMTALGVTHEDVKNAISTQNIQAAAGAVGTEESSEFMQYKLNAEGRLKEVGDFEQIIVKSGSDGRQIRLSDIARIELGAETYNGTNYFNGEPCVMMALFRNNDANAVAVIDNIKSEMAKLAQNFPEGLSWHLGYDSTEFVRITMEEIVVTLILTFVLVVAITYIFLQDWRATLIPSITIPVSLLGTFIFLYPMGFSANVLTMFALILVIGSVVDDAIVVVENCMRLIEEEHLSPYEAAVKGMGQITGAVIATTLVILAIYAPVAFYGGMVGTIYKQFAVTMCIALVLSSVNALTLSPALCAIVLRPQKQARGPFKWFNIGLNFSRDGYVSLSGILVRRGLLTAILFAGVLYLNYHLFNKVPTSFLPDEDKGAIFCDVQLAPGSTLYRTGQALGKISGIIRGIDGVKDMLVISGHSMTAGSGENVGMVIVVLKDWSERKTPELQVKYIQQQIMQKCATIPEANVRAFLPPAIIGLGATGGVSFALQATGDQTPQELAQAVRSLIGQIMATGKAVYATSSFEANTPQLELVIDRAKAEALNIPVSRIFGTLQSQLAAYYINDFNLNGYTFQVKMQADSDYRKNINMIEQLNVQTDAGQMVPLSTIAQLKWITGPRQIERFNQFSSASMNTQSLPSVSSGEMMNTVQQLVNDTLPKDYQISWTDMSYQEQNNQGQIIYLMALALIFGYLFLVAQYESWTVPISVILSVAVATLGAMVALLVTDMPLSIYCQLGLIMLIGLASKNAILMVEFSKQEREAGRTIEEAALNGARTRFRAVMMTALSFVIGVFPMVIASGAGAGSRRAIGVTTFWGMVAATAVGIFFIPALYAFFQRGREALQRLRGTHPDGKTQR
- a CDS encoding zinc-binding dehydrogenase; amino-acid sequence: MSEKGKVAMLVAPGKFEIREYPLPPIGDDEMLLKVEGCGICGTDGHEYKRDPFGLCPVVLGHEGSGAIVKLGKNITADSAGVPVKLGDKIVTCIIPCGKCNACKNTPARTNLCENCGVYGLFPDDDIHFNGYFGEYLVIRPGSTFFNVTGMTLDQRMLVEPAAVAVHAVERAKSTGLLKFNTVVLIQGCGPIGLMVMAVLRTMGIETILATDGNDSRLEWAKRMGASQTFNFTQYPDFPALLADVKAATDGLGAEFVFQCTGVGKAGGNAWKLVRRGGGLCEVGFFMDGGDCTINHHYDLCNKEISAVGSWVYSPQDYPTTFAFLKRAAGIGLPVEELVTHKFPLSQITEALETNVQMKGIKVAVIVE